Proteins encoded in a region of the Prunus persica cultivar Lovell chromosome G4, Prunus_persica_NCBIv2, whole genome shotgun sequence genome:
- the LOC18778674 gene encoding splicing factor U2af large subunit B isoform X2, producing MSDYEGTKHNSRRSERESSWTRERERDRGQDREKDDDRYTRDYKDRSGRFDRGRNKFNGYRRNRTQDFDRHRDYDQDRERRHRHRSRSRSHSRERSPSRSRSKSKRTSGFDMAPPAGAVLPNAAVSGIPQTMQGVVQNVLPFGAAHLALPLMPAQAMTQQATRHARRVYVGGLPPLANEQTIATFFSQVMAAIGGNSVGPVSELAGDAVVNVYINHEKKFAFVEMRTVEEASNAMALDGIIFEGVAVRVRRPTDYNPTLAAALGPSQPSPLLNLGAVGLTQGAVGGAEGPDRIFVGGLPYYFTEAQIRELLQSFGPLRGFDLVKDKDTGNSKGYGFCVYQDPAVTDIACGALNGLKMGDKTLTVRRATASNGQSKSEQENILVQAQQHIAMQKMALQVVDLNLLGGGMATMASGETPTKVLCLTEAITADQLGDDEEYVEILEDMRDECSKFGTLVNVVIPRQDQHGEHISGVGKVFLEYSDTGSCANARNVLSGRKFGGNIVNAFYYPEDKYHSRDFSA from the exons ATGTCTGATTACGAAGGCACCAAG CATAATTCTCGTCGATCAGAACGCGAGAGCTCATGGACTAGAGAGCGAGAGCGAGACCGCGGTCAAGATAGAGAAAAAGATGATGACCGGTATACAAGGGATTACAAGGATAGAAGTGGAAGATTTGACAGAGGGAGGAACAAGTTTAATGGCTATCGCCGCAATCGAACTCAAGATTTCGACAG GCATCGTGATTATGATCAAGATAGAGAAAGGAGGCATAGACATAGATCGCGTTCTCGTTCTCATTCAAGGGAGAGATCTCCTTCCCGTTCTCGTTCAAAGAG CAAGCGTACAAGTGGTTTTGACATGGCACCACCTGCTGGGGCCGTGCTGCCTAATGCTGCTGTTTCAG GTATTCCACAAACGATGCAGGGAGTGGTACAAAATGTATTACCTTTTGGGGCAGCGCAT CTGGCTCTTCCCTTGATGCCAGCCCAAGCGATGACTCAGCAg GCTACAAGGCATGCACGTCGGGTATATGTTGGTGGGCTTCCCCCCTTGGCAAATGAGCAG ACAATTGCCACATTCTTTAGCCAAGTCATGGCTGCCATTGGAGGGAATTCTGTTGGTCCAG TATCCGAACTTGCAGGTGATGCGGTGGTAAATGTCTACATTAATCATGAAAAAAAGTTTGCATTCGTGGAGATGAGAACGGTTGAAGAAGCGAGTAATGCAATGGCATTAGATGGGATTATATTCGAG GGGGTTGCTGTGCGGGTACGAAGGCCAACAGACTATAATCCTACCTTAGCGGCAGCACTTGGTCCAAGCCAACCAAGTCCTCTCCTCAACTTAGGTGCTGTTGGGCTCACACAAGG TGCTGTTGGTGGAGCAGAGGGACCCGACCGTATCTTTGTGGGTGGGCTACCATACTACTTCACTGAAGCACAGATTAGAGAGTTGCTACAATCCTTTGG CCCTCTCCGTGGTTTTGACCTTGTGAAGGATAAAGACACAGGAAACTCTAAAGGATATGGATTCTGTGTTTATCAG GATCCAGCTGTGACAGACATTGCCTGTGGTGCCCTTAACGGCTTAAAAATGGGTGATAAAACTTTAACGGTCAGGCGTGCTACTGCTAG CAATGGGCAGTCTAAATCAGAACAAGAAAATATCTTGGTACAGGCACAACAGCATATAGCCATGCAG AAAATGGCCTTGCAGGTTGTTGACTTGAATCTTCTAGGAGGTGGAATGGCAACCATGGCAAGTGGTGAAACACCCACTAAAGTCCTATGCTTGACTGAG GCAATTACTGCCGATCAATTAGGTGATGATGAAGAGTATGTAGAAATATTAGAAGACATGAGGGATGAATGCAGCAAATTTG GAACTCTGGTGAATGTTGTTATTCCTCGTCAGGATCAACATGGAGAGCATATCTCAGGAGTTGGAAAG
- the LOC18778674 gene encoding splicing factor U2af large subunit B isoform X1: MSDYEGTKHNSRRSERESSWTRERERDRGQDREKDDDRYTRDYKDRSGRFDRGRNKFNGYRRNRTQDFDRHRDYDQDRERRHRHRSRSRSHSRERSPSRSRSKSKRTSGFDMAPPAGAVLPNAAVSGQLSGIPQTMQGVVQNVLPFGAAHLALPLMPAQAMTQQATRHARRVYVGGLPPLANEQTIATFFSQVMAAIGGNSVGPVSELAGDAVVNVYINHEKKFAFVEMRTVEEASNAMALDGIIFEGVAVRVRRPTDYNPTLAAALGPSQPSPLLNLGAVGLTQGAVGGAEGPDRIFVGGLPYYFTEAQIRELLQSFGPLRGFDLVKDKDTGNSKGYGFCVYQDPAVTDIACGALNGLKMGDKTLTVRRATASNGQSKSEQENILVQAQQHIAMQKMALQVVDLNLLGGGMATMASGETPTKVLCLTEAITADQLGDDEEYVEILEDMRDECSKFGTLVNVVIPRQDQHGEHISGVGKVFLEYSDTGSCANARNVLSGRKFGGNIVNAFYYPEDKYHSRDFSA; the protein is encoded by the exons ATGTCTGATTACGAAGGCACCAAG CATAATTCTCGTCGATCAGAACGCGAGAGCTCATGGACTAGAGAGCGAGAGCGAGACCGCGGTCAAGATAGAGAAAAAGATGATGACCGGTATACAAGGGATTACAAGGATAGAAGTGGAAGATTTGACAGAGGGAGGAACAAGTTTAATGGCTATCGCCGCAATCGAACTCAAGATTTCGACAG GCATCGTGATTATGATCAAGATAGAGAAAGGAGGCATAGACATAGATCGCGTTCTCGTTCTCATTCAAGGGAGAGATCTCCTTCCCGTTCTCGTTCAAAGAG CAAGCGTACAAGTGGTTTTGACATGGCACCACCTGCTGGGGCCGTGCTGCCTAATGCTGCTGTTTCAG gACAACTGTCAGGTATTCCACAAACGATGCAGGGAGTGGTACAAAATGTATTACCTTTTGGGGCAGCGCAT CTGGCTCTTCCCTTGATGCCAGCCCAAGCGATGACTCAGCAg GCTACAAGGCATGCACGTCGGGTATATGTTGGTGGGCTTCCCCCCTTGGCAAATGAGCAG ACAATTGCCACATTCTTTAGCCAAGTCATGGCTGCCATTGGAGGGAATTCTGTTGGTCCAG TATCCGAACTTGCAGGTGATGCGGTGGTAAATGTCTACATTAATCATGAAAAAAAGTTTGCATTCGTGGAGATGAGAACGGTTGAAGAAGCGAGTAATGCAATGGCATTAGATGGGATTATATTCGAG GGGGTTGCTGTGCGGGTACGAAGGCCAACAGACTATAATCCTACCTTAGCGGCAGCACTTGGTCCAAGCCAACCAAGTCCTCTCCTCAACTTAGGTGCTGTTGGGCTCACACAAGG TGCTGTTGGTGGAGCAGAGGGACCCGACCGTATCTTTGTGGGTGGGCTACCATACTACTTCACTGAAGCACAGATTAGAGAGTTGCTACAATCCTTTGG CCCTCTCCGTGGTTTTGACCTTGTGAAGGATAAAGACACAGGAAACTCTAAAGGATATGGATTCTGTGTTTATCAG GATCCAGCTGTGACAGACATTGCCTGTGGTGCCCTTAACGGCTTAAAAATGGGTGATAAAACTTTAACGGTCAGGCGTGCTACTGCTAG CAATGGGCAGTCTAAATCAGAACAAGAAAATATCTTGGTACAGGCACAACAGCATATAGCCATGCAG AAAATGGCCTTGCAGGTTGTTGACTTGAATCTTCTAGGAGGTGGAATGGCAACCATGGCAAGTGGTGAAACACCCACTAAAGTCCTATGCTTGACTGAG GCAATTACTGCCGATCAATTAGGTGATGATGAAGAGTATGTAGAAATATTAGAAGACATGAGGGATGAATGCAGCAAATTTG GAACTCTGGTGAATGTTGTTATTCCTCGTCAGGATCAACATGGAGAGCATATCTCAGGAGTTGGAAAG
- the LOC18780575 gene encoding CBS domain-containing protein CBSX5, producing the protein MGLSLFSHEVSDLCLGKPPVKSLSISATVGEALSALRRLGESSLSVWSCDHSEKSDKSESEDCLCVGKVCMVDVICFLGKEENLSCPAKALEAPLEVLIPKGSALVRHLEPNASLVEAIDLILEGAHNIVIPIQSRRITATRKMLLHSHSFNTLHNNREYCWLTQEDILRYLLNSIGRFSPISNSPINSLQAINTENILALHYDDPASFALPLISQSLVQQTSVAILDEYSRVIGEISPYTINTCHESVAAAIATLSAGDLMSYIDCGGPPDELVQLVKDRLEEKKYGAFLEFMEEDSTLSSASSFCSTSSDEEFGWGRRSGGGYSARLVRRSEAIVCYPRSSLVAVMVQALSHRVSYVWVVEEDGTLSGIVTFASMFKVFQERLRSMA; encoded by the exons ATGGGGCTGAGTCTGTTTTCGCATGAAGTTTCCGATCTCTGCCTCGGAAAGCCTCCGGTCAAGTCCCTTTCAATCTCCGCCACGGTCGGTGAGGCTTTGTCTGCCCTCAGGCGGCTCGGCGAAAGCAGCCTAAGCGTGTGGAGCTGCGACCACTCCGAGAAAAGCGACAAATCTGAATCTGAAGATTGTCTGTGCGTAGGAAAGGTTTGCATGGTCGATGTCATATGCTTCTTGGGCAAAGAAGAGAACCTGTCTTGCCCTGCCAAAGCGCTCGAGGCTCCGCTTGAGGTTTTGATACCCAAAGGGTCTGCCCTTGTTAGGCATTTGGAACCAAACGCcag CTTGGTGGAGGCCATAGATTTGATTCTAGAAGGTGCACACAACATTGTGATACCAATTCAAAGTCGCAGGATCACAGCAACAAGAAAAATGCTTCTCCACAGTCACTCCTTCAACACCCTCCACAACAACCGTGAATACTGCTGGCTCACCCAAGAAGACATCCTCCGCTACCTCCTCAACTCCATAGGACGCTTCAGTCCCATCTCCAACAGCCCCATCAACTCCCTCCAAGCTATCAACACCGAAAACATCCTCGCCCTACATTATGATGACCCTGCCTCATTTGCATTGCCCCTTATTTCTCAGTCCCTTGTTCAGCAAACCTCGGTTGCCATTCTTGATGAGTACAGCAGGGTGATTGGGGAGATCTCGCCTTACACCATCAACACCTGCCATGAGTCGGTGGCAGCTGCAATTGCCACACTCTCAGCCGGTGACTTGATGTCGTATATTGACTGCGGTGGCCCTCCGGATGAGCTAGTGCAGTTGGTGAAAGATAGAttggaggagaagaaatatgGGGCGTTCTTGGAGTTCATGGAAGAAGACTCAACATTGTCATCAGCTTCTTCCTTCTGTTCGACTTCATCGGATGAAGAGTTTGGGTGGGGAAGAAGGTCAGGAGGAGGTTATTCAGCAAGGTTAGTGAGGAGGTCGGAGGCAATTGTATGCTATCCAAGGAGCTCCTTGGTGGCAGTGATGGTTCAGGCACTTTCTCACCGCGTGAGTTATGTGTGGGTTGTCGAAGAGGATGGAACCTTGTCTGGCATTGTTACCTTTGCAAGCATGTTCAAAGTTTTCCAGGAACGTTTGAGGTCGATGGCATAA
- the LOC18779419 gene encoding uncharacterized protein LOC18779419 isoform X2 produces MKTLISQYWVHYSKPQFSPSVFLFHFPRSQNFLHISYRKWSCYPRTTRLSSVGVHCASESASYGGWDDLRLAGDSGRSGFSFGFVRGGSVGEVSLSANKRRAKEENLIAYPEKLRNLVEIFDGFDDKVNNLKYDVQKAIDSREITVTDLESYVKAMEIISLLVSNARNAVENLGKFNIDLVENKKLSKRKKETVQIGYELFQYIRGLFKEKLADSKPNRVKNNFKREAVEKVMDDQSRGNGSMPSVNEMVLGSVHENKGIVNSSHSQDFLNKSGFDEAGNGRVKVALENNKMSSEEVGGGPDRSAAGREFNYQNNGLQFMSNGHISSKMDHNNHAETWESHDILLDSVDLSVRMEHMDSKASFVQEQILKQSGGDYRSSHIREKSEDGTYESHLREEQVNHNDDSYLADHLSGHESELPSLSSSVVSDDIVFDRYIREANDLLKQAKELIRVKHNEERAENILYRAAKLLSKAISMKPMSLLAVGQLGNTCLLHGELKLRISRELRTQLARSDPLSAEKWIRMHDKISSKDEIASVLINVCEECEELLVEAGKRYRMALSIDANDVRALYNWGLALTFRAQLIADIGPEAAFDADELFLAAIDKFDAMMSKGNVYAPDALFRWGVALQQRSRLRPSNGKEKVKLLQQAKRLYEDALHMDSNNVQVREALSLCTSELSSRHRYF; encoded by the exons atgaaaaccctaatttcccAGTACTGGGTTCACTATTCGAAGCCTCAATTCTCACCGTCAGtttttctcttccattttccGAGAAGTCAGAACTTTCTTCACATTTCCTACAGAAAATGGTCTTGCTATCCCAGAACCACTAGATTATCTTCTGTCGGAGTTCACTGTGCCTCTGAATCAGCCAGTTATGGCGGGTGGGACGATTTGAGACTCGCCGGCGACTCGGGCCGCTCTG GGTTTTCATTTGGCTTCGTTCGCGGTGGAAGTGTTGGTGAAGTGAGCTTAAGTGCAAATAAGAGAAgggcaaaagaagaaaacttaaTTGCTTATCCTGAGAAATTGAGGAACTTGGTGGAAATTTTCGATGGGTTTGATGATAAAGTTAATAACTTAAAGTACGATGTACAAAAAGCTATTGATTCCAGAGAAATTACAGTTACTGATTTGGAAAGTTATGTAAAGGCCATGGAAATTATTAGTTTACTGGTGTCGAATGCTAGGAATGCTGTTGAGAATTTGGGTAAGTTCAATATTGATTTAGTTGAGAACAAAAAGCTgagtaaaagaaagaaagagaccGTACAAATTGGATATGAGTTGTTTCAGTACATAAGAGGTTTGTTCAAAGAAAAGTTGGCTGATTCCAAGCCTAATAgagtgaaaaataattttaagcGAGAGGCTGTGGAGAAAGTGATGGATGATCAATCTCGAGGGAATGGTTCGATGCCTTCTGTTAATGAAATGGTTCTCGGTTCTGTTCATGAGAATAAAGGAATTGTAAATTCGAGTCATTCTCAAGATTTCTTAAATAAGTCTGGTTTTGATGAGGCTGGAAATGGAAGAGTCAAAGTTGCtttagaaaataataagaTGAGTTCAGAGGAGGTGGGTGGGGGTCCTGACAGATCTGCAGCTGGAAGAGAGTTTAATTATCAGAATAATGGATTGCAATTCATGAGCAATGGTCACATATCTTCGAAGATGGATCATAACAATCATGCTGAAACGTGGGAATCCCATGACATTCTACTTGATTCTGTAGATTTAAGTGTCAGAATGGAGCATATGGACAGTAAAGCTTCCTTTGTACAAGAACAAATACTTAAGCAATCTGGTGGGGACTACAGGTCTTCTCATATCAGGGAAAAAAGTGAGGATGGGACTTACGAGTCTCATCTTAGAGAAGAGCAAGTAAATCACAATGACGATTCTTATTTGGCTGATCACCTGTCTGGACATGAGAGTGAACTCCCTTCTCTTTCATCTTCAGTGGTTTCAGATGATATAGTGTTTGATAGGTATATTAGAGAAGCTAATGATCTTCTAAAACAAGCCAAGGAATTAATAAGAGTTAAACACAATGAAGAGCGTGCAGAGAACATATTATACAGGGCAGCCAAATTACTATCCAAAGCCATATCTATGAAGCCCATGAGTTTGCTAGCTGTGGGCCAGTTAGGCAACACTTGCCTTCTTCATGGAGAATTAAAATTGAGGATTAGTCGTGAGTTGAGAACACAGCTTGCAAGAAGTGACCCCCTATCTGCTGAGAAATGGATTAGAATGCATGATAAAATCAGCAGTAAAGATGAAATTGCATCTGTTCTGATTAACGTGTGTGAAGAGTGCGAGGAACTTCTTGTGGAAGCAGGCAAAAGGTATAGAATGGCATTATCAATTGACGCGAATGATGTGAGAGCCCTATATAATTGGGGTCTTGCTCTCACCTTCCGTGCACAGTTGATTGCAGATATTGGACCT GAAGCGGCTTTTGATGCTGACGAACTGTTCTTGGCTGCAATTGATAAATTTGATGCCATGATGTCCAAGGGAAATGTTTATGCACCAGATG CTCTGTTTAGATGGGGTGTGGCACTACAGCAAAGATCACGCCTACGACCTAGCAACGGGAAAGAGAAGGTGAAGTTGCTGCAGCAGGCAAAGAGGCTGTATGAAGATGCACTTCATATGGATTCCAACAATGTCCAAGTAAGAGAAGCCTTATCATTATGCACATCGGAGCTTAGCAGCAGGCACCGTTACTTTTAA
- the LOC18779419 gene encoding uncharacterized protein LOC18779419 isoform X1 translates to MKTLISQYWVHYSKPQFSPSVFLFHFPRSQNFLHISYRKWSCYPRTTRLSSVGVHCASESASYGGWDDLRLAGDSGRSGESDKFRDFLVSIGIDDKKHVFVFLLGLACAFAISRVRISSVVVFPASILVFAIGFSFGFVRGGSVGEVSLSANKRRAKEENLIAYPEKLRNLVEIFDGFDDKVNNLKYDVQKAIDSREITVTDLESYVKAMEIISLLVSNARNAVENLGKFNIDLVENKKLSKRKKETVQIGYELFQYIRGLFKEKLADSKPNRVKNNFKREAVEKVMDDQSRGNGSMPSVNEMVLGSVHENKGIVNSSHSQDFLNKSGFDEAGNGRVKVALENNKMSSEEVGGGPDRSAAGREFNYQNNGLQFMSNGHISSKMDHNNHAETWESHDILLDSVDLSVRMEHMDSKASFVQEQILKQSGGDYRSSHIREKSEDGTYESHLREEQVNHNDDSYLADHLSGHESELPSLSSSVVSDDIVFDRYIREANDLLKQAKELIRVKHNEERAENILYRAAKLLSKAISMKPMSLLAVGQLGNTCLLHGELKLRISRELRTQLARSDPLSAEKWIRMHDKISSKDEIASVLINVCEECEELLVEAGKRYRMALSIDANDVRALYNWGLALTFRAQLIADIGPEAAFDADELFLAAIDKFDAMMSKGNVYAPDALFRWGVALQQRSRLRPSNGKEKVKLLQQAKRLYEDALHMDSNNVQVREALSLCTSELSSRHRYF, encoded by the exons atgaaaaccctaatttcccAGTACTGGGTTCACTATTCGAAGCCTCAATTCTCACCGTCAGtttttctcttccattttccGAGAAGTCAGAACTTTCTTCACATTTCCTACAGAAAATGGTCTTGCTATCCCAGAACCACTAGATTATCTTCTGTCGGAGTTCACTGTGCCTCTGAATCAGCCAGTTATGGCGGGTGGGACGATTTGAGACTCGCCGGCGACTCGGGCCGCTCTGGTGAGTCTGATAAGTTTCGTGATTTTCTGGTTTCTATAGGAATCGATGATAAAAAGCATGTCTTCGTCTTTCTATTAGGCCTTGCATGCGCTTTTGCCATTTCCAGGGTTAGGATTTCTTCAGTTGTCGTGTTTCCtgcttcaattttagtttttgctATAGGGTTTTCATTTGGCTTCGTTCGCGGTGGAAGTGTTGGTGAAGTGAGCTTAAGTGCAAATAAGAGAAgggcaaaagaagaaaacttaaTTGCTTATCCTGAGAAATTGAGGAACTTGGTGGAAATTTTCGATGGGTTTGATGATAAAGTTAATAACTTAAAGTACGATGTACAAAAAGCTATTGATTCCAGAGAAATTACAGTTACTGATTTGGAAAGTTATGTAAAGGCCATGGAAATTATTAGTTTACTGGTGTCGAATGCTAGGAATGCTGTTGAGAATTTGGGTAAGTTCAATATTGATTTAGTTGAGAACAAAAAGCTgagtaaaagaaagaaagagaccGTACAAATTGGATATGAGTTGTTTCAGTACATAAGAGGTTTGTTCAAAGAAAAGTTGGCTGATTCCAAGCCTAATAgagtgaaaaataattttaagcGAGAGGCTGTGGAGAAAGTGATGGATGATCAATCTCGAGGGAATGGTTCGATGCCTTCTGTTAATGAAATGGTTCTCGGTTCTGTTCATGAGAATAAAGGAATTGTAAATTCGAGTCATTCTCAAGATTTCTTAAATAAGTCTGGTTTTGATGAGGCTGGAAATGGAAGAGTCAAAGTTGCtttagaaaataataagaTGAGTTCAGAGGAGGTGGGTGGGGGTCCTGACAGATCTGCAGCTGGAAGAGAGTTTAATTATCAGAATAATGGATTGCAATTCATGAGCAATGGTCACATATCTTCGAAGATGGATCATAACAATCATGCTGAAACGTGGGAATCCCATGACATTCTACTTGATTCTGTAGATTTAAGTGTCAGAATGGAGCATATGGACAGTAAAGCTTCCTTTGTACAAGAACAAATACTTAAGCAATCTGGTGGGGACTACAGGTCTTCTCATATCAGGGAAAAAAGTGAGGATGGGACTTACGAGTCTCATCTTAGAGAAGAGCAAGTAAATCACAATGACGATTCTTATTTGGCTGATCACCTGTCTGGACATGAGAGTGAACTCCCTTCTCTTTCATCTTCAGTGGTTTCAGATGATATAGTGTTTGATAGGTATATTAGAGAAGCTAATGATCTTCTAAAACAAGCCAAGGAATTAATAAGAGTTAAACACAATGAAGAGCGTGCAGAGAACATATTATACAGGGCAGCCAAATTACTATCCAAAGCCATATCTATGAAGCCCATGAGTTTGCTAGCTGTGGGCCAGTTAGGCAACACTTGCCTTCTTCATGGAGAATTAAAATTGAGGATTAGTCGTGAGTTGAGAACACAGCTTGCAAGAAGTGACCCCCTATCTGCTGAGAAATGGATTAGAATGCATGATAAAATCAGCAGTAAAGATGAAATTGCATCTGTTCTGATTAACGTGTGTGAAGAGTGCGAGGAACTTCTTGTGGAAGCAGGCAAAAGGTATAGAATGGCATTATCAATTGACGCGAATGATGTGAGAGCCCTATATAATTGGGGTCTTGCTCTCACCTTCCGTGCACAGTTGATTGCAGATATTGGACCT GAAGCGGCTTTTGATGCTGACGAACTGTTCTTGGCTGCAATTGATAAATTTGATGCCATGATGTCCAAGGGAAATGTTTATGCACCAGATG CTCTGTTTAGATGGGGTGTGGCACTACAGCAAAGATCACGCCTACGACCTAGCAACGGGAAAGAGAAGGTGAAGTTGCTGCAGCAGGCAAAGAGGCTGTATGAAGATGCACTTCATATGGATTCCAACAATGTCCAAGTAAGAGAAGCCTTATCATTATGCACATCGGAGCTTAGCAGCAGGCACCGTTACTTTTAA
- the LOC18778352 gene encoding E3 ubiquitin-protein ligase rnf8-A isoform X1 has product MYIASMRKSFKDSLKVLEADIQHANTLASDYPREYDGACLQMRMSYSPAAHLFLFLVQWTDCNLAGALGLLRILIYKVYVDGSTTIMSTKERKASIREFYAVIYPSLLQLQRGVTDSEDKKQKAVCVERYRKRDDEENRQCSDIDIEREEECGICMETNSKIVLPNCNHAMCLKCYRDWRTRSQSCPFCRDNLKRVNSGDLWVYTDCRDIVDMETVMRENLRRLFMYIDKLPLVTPDNPFDPYDSHLR; this is encoded by the exons ATGTATATAGCTTCCATGCGAAAGTCATTCAAGGACTCTCTGAAAGTGCTCGAAGCTGATATTCAGCATGCAAATACACT GGCCTCGGATTATCCAAGGGAGTATGATGGTGCTTGTCTTCAGATGAGAATGTCATACAGTCCAGCTGCTCACCTCTTCCTTTTTCTGGTGCAATGGACTGACTGCAACCTCGCAGGAGCCCTTGGGCTGTTAAGAATTTTAATTTACAAG GTTTATGTGGATGGCTCAACAACCATCATGTCTACCAAGGAAAGGAAAGCAAGCATCAGAGAGTTCTATG CTGTTATTTATCCCTCCTTGTTGCAACTTCAGAGAGGTGTCACCGACAGTGAAGATAAAAAGCAGAAGGCGGTATGCGTGGAAAGGTATCGAAAAAGAGATGATGAGGAAAATCGACAGTGTTCTGATATAGACATTGAAAGAGAGGAGGAATGCGGTATATGCATGGAGACAAATAGTAAAATTGTATTGCCTAACTGCAACCATGCTATGTGCTTGAAATGTTACCGTGAttg GCGAACAAGATCTCAGTCATGCCCATTCTGCCGTGACAATCTTAAGAGAGTGAACTCGGGTGATCTCTGGGTATACACTGACTGCAGGGACATAGTGGACATGGAAACAGTGATGAGGGAGAACCTTAGGAGGCTTTTCATGTATATAGATAAGTTGCCTTTAGTTACACCGGATAACCCCTTTGACCCTTATGATTCCCACCTAAGGTGA
- the LOC18778352 gene encoding E3 ubiquitin-protein ligase rnf8-A isoform X2, whose protein sequence is MRKSFKDSLKVLEADIQHANTLASDYPREYDGACLQMRMSYSPAAHLFLFLVQWTDCNLAGALGLLRILIYKVYVDGSTTIMSTKERKASIREFYAVIYPSLLQLQRGVTDSEDKKQKAVCVERYRKRDDEENRQCSDIDIEREEECGICMETNSKIVLPNCNHAMCLKCYRDWRTRSQSCPFCRDNLKRVNSGDLWVYTDCRDIVDMETVMRENLRRLFMYIDKLPLVTPDNPFDPYDSHLR, encoded by the exons ATGCGAAAGTCATTCAAGGACTCTCTGAAAGTGCTCGAAGCTGATATTCAGCATGCAAATACACT GGCCTCGGATTATCCAAGGGAGTATGATGGTGCTTGTCTTCAGATGAGAATGTCATACAGTCCAGCTGCTCACCTCTTCCTTTTTCTGGTGCAATGGACTGACTGCAACCTCGCAGGAGCCCTTGGGCTGTTAAGAATTTTAATTTACAAG GTTTATGTGGATGGCTCAACAACCATCATGTCTACCAAGGAAAGGAAAGCAAGCATCAGAGAGTTCTATG CTGTTATTTATCCCTCCTTGTTGCAACTTCAGAGAGGTGTCACCGACAGTGAAGATAAAAAGCAGAAGGCGGTATGCGTGGAAAGGTATCGAAAAAGAGATGATGAGGAAAATCGACAGTGTTCTGATATAGACATTGAAAGAGAGGAGGAATGCGGTATATGCATGGAGACAAATAGTAAAATTGTATTGCCTAACTGCAACCATGCTATGTGCTTGAAATGTTACCGTGAttg GCGAACAAGATCTCAGTCATGCCCATTCTGCCGTGACAATCTTAAGAGAGTGAACTCGGGTGATCTCTGGGTATACACTGACTGCAGGGACATAGTGGACATGGAAACAGTGATGAGGGAGAACCTTAGGAGGCTTTTCATGTATATAGATAAGTTGCCTTTAGTTACACCGGATAACCCCTTTGACCCTTATGATTCCCACCTAAGGTGA